A section of the Pseudomonas prosekii genome encodes:
- the pstA gene encoding phosphate ABC transporter permease PstA — protein sequence MKQNSLKGWFKSGAPGVWISGGAVSIAVIMTIGLLAVIAVRGLGHFWPADLIHASYDVPGQANHLVVGEVVQKEEVPRERLKSAGLPVPDVGPEFMTRELIKVGNRDLNGNDFTWIVGEWLTDQKTPPELMAIERREWGNFYGYLVNVKQDGKVIAEGEAAWPELQSRVDRVNQLAAQLKTLEKSDIGAINAGLERIRLHGRKLELAGKLDAAAQADMDGERAELNARYQDIEARLADLHAQFNRDSLTARDANGKEVVIDIGKVVHAYQPNAMGTLTKIGFYFSKVWEFLSDDPREANTEGGIFPAIFGTVMMTLIMAMIVTPFGVLAAVYLREYAKQNTMTRLIRIAVNNLAGVPAIVYGVFGLGFFVYVLGGSVDRLFFPEALPAPTFGTPGLLWASLTLALLAVPVVIVATEEGLARIPRTVREGSLALGATKAETLWKIVLPMASPAMMTGMILAVARAAGEVAPLMLVGVVKLAPSLPLDGNYPYLHLDQKIMHLGFHIYDVGFQSPNVEAARPLVYATALLLVLVIATLNLSAVYIRNHLREKYKALDS from the coding sequence GTGAAACAGAACTCCCTGAAAGGATGGTTCAAGAGCGGCGCCCCCGGTGTCTGGATCAGCGGTGGCGCGGTGTCCATCGCGGTCATCATGACCATTGGTCTGCTGGCGGTGATTGCCGTGCGCGGCCTCGGTCACTTCTGGCCGGCGGACTTGATTCACGCCAGTTACGACGTGCCCGGCCAGGCCAATCACCTGGTGGTCGGCGAAGTGGTGCAAAAGGAAGAAGTGCCGCGCGAGCGCCTGAAAAGCGCTGGCCTGCCGGTGCCGGACGTCGGCCCGGAGTTCATGACCCGCGAGCTGATCAAGGTCGGCAACCGTGACTTGAACGGCAACGATTTCACCTGGATCGTCGGCGAGTGGCTGACGGACCAGAAGACGCCGCCGGAGCTGATGGCCATCGAGCGTCGCGAGTGGGGCAACTTCTACGGTTACCTGGTCAACGTCAAACAGGACGGCAAGGTCATCGCTGAAGGCGAGGCGGCCTGGCCTGAGTTGCAGTCGCGCGTTGATCGCGTCAACCAGCTTGCGGCGCAGCTCAAGACCTTGGAAAAATCCGACATTGGCGCGATCAACGCCGGCCTCGAACGCATTCGTCTGCACGGCCGCAAACTGGAACTGGCAGGCAAACTCGACGCCGCTGCGCAAGCCGACATGGACGGCGAACGCGCTGAACTGAACGCGCGTTATCAAGACATCGAAGCGCGCCTGGCGGACCTGCACGCCCAGTTCAACCGCGACAGCCTGACCGCTCGCGATGCCAACGGCAAAGAAGTCGTCATCGACATCGGCAAGGTGGTTCACGCCTACCAGCCGAACGCGATGGGCACGTTGACCAAGATCGGTTTCTACTTCAGCAAGGTCTGGGAATTCCTCAGCGATGACCCGCGCGAAGCCAACACTGAAGGCGGGATTTTCCCGGCCATCTTCGGCACCGTGATGATGACGCTGATCATGGCGATGATCGTGACGCCGTTCGGTGTGCTGGCAGCGGTTTACCTGCGTGAATATGCAAAACAGAACACCATGACGCGGCTGATCCGCATCGCCGTGAACAACCTGGCGGGCGTTCCGGCGATTGTTTACGGCGTGTTCGGCCTCGGCTTCTTTGTGTACGTGCTGGGTGGTTCGGTCGACCGTTTGTTCTTCCCCGAAGCTTTGCCGGCGCCGACCTTCGGTACGCCGGGCCTGCTCTGGGCCTCGCTGACCCTGGCGCTGTTGGCGGTGCCGGTGGTGATTGTGGCGACGGAAGAAGGCCTGGCGCGGATTCCTCGCACCGTGCGCGAGGGCTCGTTGGCCCTCGGCGCGACCAAGGCTGAAACGCTGTGGAAGATTGTCCTGCCGATGGCCAGCCCGGCGATGATGACCGGGATGATCCTCGCGGTGGCGCGTGCCGCTGGTGAAGTGGCGCCGCTGATGCTGGTGGGCGTGGTCAAACTGGCGCCGTCGCTGCCACTGGATGGCAACTATCCATACCTGCATTTGGATCAGAAGATCATGCACCTGGGCTTCCACATCTATGACGTCGGCTTCCAGAGCCCGAACGTCGAAGCGGCGCGACCGCTGGTGTACGCCACGGCGCTGCTGCTGGTGCTGGTGATCGCCACGCTGAACTTGTCGGCGGTGTACATCCGCAACCACCTGCGCGAGAAATACAAAGCATTGGATAGTTGA
- a CDS encoding response regulator: protein MSKVSVLVVDDASFIRDLVKKCLRNYFPGIRIEDAVNGKKAQAILAREAFDLVLCDWEMPEMSGLELLTWCREQDNLKSMPFVMVTSRGDKENVVQAIQAGVSGYVSKPFTNEQLLTKVKQALNKVGKLDKLMNSAPTKMNSAFGNDSLSALTGGKTEVLGAAPVNPFAKPVAAAPAPAPAAAASRGLLNNAPPKAPAATAAPAGRGQGQLRLSSGNQPCVIKALSLKEALLVVKRSDTLPQVLESAVLDLEQGDNAETARLNGYLHAIVAHEPKPDSEWLQLTFRFVDQDAQKLDYISRLIARGTAQKHFIPGA, encoded by the coding sequence ATGAGTAAGGTCAGTGTGTTGGTCGTGGACGATGCGTCGTTCATTCGTGACCTGGTGAAGAAGTGCCTGCGTAATTACTTCCCGGGCATTCGCATCGAAGATGCCGTCAACGGTAAAAAGGCTCAGGCGATTCTGGCGCGCGAAGCGTTCGACCTGGTGCTGTGCGACTGGGAAATGCCGGAAATGTCCGGCCTCGAACTGCTGACCTGGTGCCGCGAGCAAGACAACCTCAAAAGCATGCCGTTCGTGATGGTGACCAGCCGTGGCGACAAAGAGAACGTGGTCCAGGCGATTCAGGCCGGCGTTTCCGGTTACGTCAGCAAACCGTTCACCAACGAACAACTGCTGACCAAGGTCAAACAGGCGCTGAACAAGGTCGGCAAACTCGACAAATTGATGAACAGCGCGCCGACCAAAATGAACTCGGCGTTCGGCAACGATTCGCTCAGCGCATTGACCGGCGGCAAGACTGAAGTGCTCGGCGCCGCGCCAGTCAATCCATTCGCCAAACCGGTTGCTGCGGCGCCAGCCCCGGCCCCGGCGGCTGCAGCATCGCGTGGTTTGCTCAACAACGCACCGCCCAAGGCCCCTGCTGCGACGGCGGCACCTGCCGGTCGCGGCCAGGGCCAATTGCGCCTGTCGAGCGGCAACCAGCCGTGCGTGATCAAGGCGTTGAGTCTCAAGGAAGCCTTGCTGGTAGTGAAACGCAGCGACACCTTGCCGCAAGTGCTGGAAAGCGCGGTGCTCGACCTGGAGCAGGGCGATAACGCAGAAACCGCGCGCCTCAATGGTTACTTGCACGCCATCGTCGCCCACGAACCCAAGCCTGACAGCGAATGGCTGCAGCTGACCTTCCGCTTCGTCGATCAGGACGCGCAGAAGCTCGACTACATCTCGCGCCTGATCGCCCGTGGTACGGCGCAGAAGCACTTCATCCCCGGCGCGTGA
- a CDS encoding D-hexose-6-phosphate mutarotase has translation MSTPNVEAVKLDELNCWRIRHGQAELLVAQQGAHILSYQLAGQPPLIWLNDEAVFKTGKSIRAGVPVCWPWFGVFARNPQSVQAMRVGNDAANAHGLVRAMDWQLGGIEAEGESLNVEFILPCPEGGFAEWPHQVDLKLSIRLDEQLHISLTSHNRGTETVSISQALHSYFAVSDVRNVHVEGLDGLRYIDTTKDWATATQSGDLAFVGETDRIYLDVPQQLSIVDPTWERRVELTSSGSRTAVIWNPWIDRAAAFSDMADDGWQRMLCIETANVMDDVVDLAAGASHTLGVSIASKPL, from the coding sequence ATGAGCACGCCCAACGTTGAAGCCGTGAAACTCGATGAACTGAACTGCTGGCGCATCCGCCACGGTCAGGCCGAATTGCTGGTGGCCCAGCAAGGCGCGCATATCCTCAGTTATCAATTGGCCGGCCAACCGCCGCTGATCTGGCTCAACGACGAGGCCGTGTTCAAGACCGGCAAAAGCATCCGCGCCGGGGTGCCGGTGTGCTGGCCGTGGTTCGGAGTCTTCGCGCGCAATCCGCAAAGCGTGCAGGCGATGCGCGTCGGCAATGATGCGGCGAATGCCCACGGTCTGGTCCGGGCGATGGACTGGCAATTGGGCGGCATCGAAGCCGAGGGCGAGAGCCTGAACGTCGAGTTCATTCTGCCCTGCCCCGAAGGCGGATTCGCCGAATGGCCGCATCAGGTGGATTTGAAGTTGAGCATTCGTCTGGATGAACAACTGCACATCAGCCTCACCAGCCATAACCGCGGCACTGAAACCGTGTCCATCAGCCAGGCCCTGCACAGCTATTTCGCGGTCAGCGATGTGCGCAACGTGCACGTCGAAGGGCTGGACGGTTTGCGCTACATCGACACGACCAAGGACTGGGCCACCGCCACTCAGAGCGGTGATCTGGCGTTCGTCGGCGAGACGGACCGGATCTATCTGGACGTCCCGCAGCAGTTGAGCATCGTCGACCCGACCTGGGAACGGCGCGTCGAGCTGACCAGCAGCGGTTCACGCACAGCGGTGATCTGGAACCCGTGGATCGATCGCGCGGCGGCGTTCAGCGACATGGCCGACGATGGCTGGCAGCGCATGCTGTGCATCGAGACCGCGAATGTGATGGATGACGTGGTGGATCTGGCGGCGGGTGC
- a CDS encoding MFS transporter: MTTAPSSIAQPTQSARPLSRNDYKTLSLSALGGALEFYDFIIFVFFATVVGKLFFPADMPEWLRLMQTFGIFAAGYLARPLGGIVMAHFGDLLGRKKMFTLSIFMMAVPTLIMGLLPTYAQIGMWAPILLLLMRVIQGAAIGGEVPGAWVFVSEHVPQRHIGYACGTLTCGLTAGILLGSLVATAINSIYTPVEVADYAWRIPFLLGGVFGLFSVYLRRWLHETPVFAELQLRKALAEEVPLRAVLRDHRGAILISMLLTWLLSAGIIVVILMTPTVLQTVYHFAPTTALQANSLAIVFLSLGCVASGALADRFGAGRVFVFGSAALLISSWTFYHSLFNHPDWLFPMYALTGLLVGTIGAVPYVMVKAFPAVVRFSGLSFSYNLAYAIFGGLTPMIVTLLLKQSPMGPAYYVAIICGVGILVGAYLWKKGR; the protein is encoded by the coding sequence ATGACCACAGCGCCCTCGAGCATCGCGCAGCCGACGCAATCCGCACGTCCCTTGTCCCGCAATGACTACAAGACTTTGTCGCTGTCTGCACTCGGCGGCGCGCTGGAGTTCTACGACTTCATCATCTTCGTATTCTTCGCCACGGTGGTCGGCAAGCTGTTCTTCCCGGCCGACATGCCCGAGTGGCTGCGCCTTATGCAGACCTTCGGCATCTTCGCCGCCGGCTACCTGGCGCGGCCGTTGGGCGGCATTGTCATGGCGCATTTCGGCGACCTGCTGGGGCGCAAGAAGATGTTCACCTTGAGCATTTTCATGATGGCCGTGCCGACGCTGATCATGGGTTTGCTGCCGACGTATGCGCAGATCGGCATGTGGGCGCCGATTCTGTTGCTGCTGATGCGGGTGATTCAGGGCGCGGCGATTGGCGGTGAAGTGCCGGGCGCCTGGGTATTCGTTTCCGAACACGTGCCGCAGCGACACATCGGCTACGCCTGCGGCACCCTGACCTGCGGCCTGACCGCCGGCATTCTCCTGGGTTCGCTGGTCGCCACGGCGATCAACAGCATTTACACGCCTGTCGAAGTCGCGGATTACGCCTGGCGGATCCCGTTTCTGCTCGGCGGCGTGTTCGGTTTGTTCTCCGTGTACCTGCGCCGCTGGCTGCACGAAACCCCGGTGTTCGCCGAACTGCAACTGCGCAAAGCCTTGGCCGAAGAAGTGCCGCTGCGCGCGGTGCTGCGTGACCATCGCGGGGCGATCCTGATTTCCATGCTGCTGACCTGGCTGCTGTCGGCCGGGATCATCGTCGTCATCCTCATGACCCCGACCGTGCTGCAAACCGTCTACCACTTCGCGCCTACCACCGCGCTGCAGGCCAACAGCCTGGCTATCGTGTTCCTCAGCCTCGGCTGCGTGGCGTCCGGCGCACTGGCCGACCGTTTCGGCGCCGGCCGCGTCTTCGTGTTCGGCAGCGCCGCGTTGCTGATCAGTTCGTGGACCTTCTACCACAGCCTGTTCAACCACCCGGACTGGCTGTTCCCGATGTACGCCCTGACCGGCTTGCTGGTCGGCACCATCGGCGCGGTGCCTTACGTCATGGTCAAAGCCTTCCCGGCCGTGGTGCGTTTCAGCGGATTGTCGTTTTCCTACAACCTCGCTTACGCAATCTTCGGCGGCTTGACGCCAATGATCGTCACCTTGCTGCTCAAGCAAAGCCCGATGGGGCCTGCTTACTACGTCGCGATCATTTGCGGGGTGGGGATTTTGGTTGGGGCTTATTTGTGGAAGAAGGGGCGCTGA
- the phoU gene encoding phosphate signaling complex protein PhoU produces MISKEGLTHHISAQFNAELEEVRSHLLAMGGLVEKQVNDAVTALIEADSGLAQQVREIDDEINQMERNIDEECLRILARRQPAASDLRLIISISKSVIDLERIGDEATKIARRAIQLCEEGEAPRGYVEVRHIGDQVRNMVRDALDAFARFDADLALSVAQYDKIIDREYKTALRELATYMMEDPRSISRVLSIIWVLRSLERIGDHARNISELVIYLVRGTDVRHLGLKRMKEEVEGTSGETANVPGKADDK; encoded by the coding sequence ATGATTAGTAAAGAAGGTTTAACCCATCACATCTCTGCACAGTTCAACGCCGAGCTTGAGGAAGTGCGCAGCCACCTCCTGGCCATGGGCGGGCTGGTGGAAAAGCAGGTCAACGACGCCGTCACCGCACTGATCGAGGCCGACTCCGGTCTGGCCCAGCAAGTGCGTGAGATCGACGACGAGATCAATCAGATGGAACGCAATATCGACGAAGAATGCCTGCGCATTCTCGCGCGTCGTCAGCCGGCGGCGTCGGACTTGCGGTTGATCATCAGCATCTCCAAATCGGTGATCGACCTCGAACGCATCGGCGACGAAGCGACCAAGATTGCCCGCCGCGCCATCCAGTTGTGCGAAGAGGGCGAGGCGCCGCGCGGTTACGTCGAGGTGCGCCACATCGGCGACCAGGTGCGCAACATGGTCCGCGATGCGCTGGACGCGTTTGCCCGTTTCGACGCCGACCTGGCGTTGTCGGTGGCGCAGTACGACAAGATCATCGACCGCGAATACAAGACCGCGCTGCGCGAGTTGGCGACCTACATGATGGAAGACCCGCGCTCTATCTCGCGGGTCTTGAGCATCATTTGGGTGCTGCGTTCGCTGGAACGCATCGGCGACCACGCGCGCAATATCTCGGAACTGGTGATTTACCTGGTGCGCGGCACCGACGTGCGTCACCTTGGCCTCAAGCGCATGAAAGAAGAAGTTGAAGGCACAAGTGGCGAAACCGCTAATGTTCCGGGCAAAGCTGACGATAAGTAG
- a CDS encoding phosphate ABC transporter substrate-binding protein PstS: MKLKRLMAAMTFVAAGVATANAFAAVDPAIPSYTKTTGVSGNLSSVGSDTLANLMTLWAENYKKEYPNVNIQIQAAGSSTAPPALTEGTANLGPMSRKMKDNELQAFETKYGYKPTAIPVAVDALAVFVHKDNPIQHMTMEQVDAVFASTRLCGGKADIKTWGDLGVTGDLANKPVQLFGRNSVSGTYGYFKEEALCKGDFKPNVNEQPGSASVVQSISSSLNGIGYSGIGYKTASVKTVALAKKGTTEFIEDTEENALNGKYPLSRFLYVYVNKAPNKPLAPLEAEFVKLVLSKQGQEVVVKDGYIPLPAKVAAKALADLGLQEGSAEVAKK, translated from the coding sequence ATGAAACTGAAGCGTTTGATGGCGGCAATGACTTTTGTCGCTGCTGGCGTTGCGACTGCCAACGCGTTCGCCGCTGTTGACCCTGCTATCCCGAGCTACACCAAGACCACTGGTGTGTCGGGCAACCTGTCCAGTGTCGGCTCCGATACCCTGGCCAACCTCATGACCTTATGGGCCGAGAACTACAAAAAAGAATACCCGAACGTAAACATCCAGATTCAGGCCGCCGGTTCCTCCACCGCGCCACCTGCGTTGACTGAAGGCACCGCCAACCTGGGCCCGATGAGCCGCAAGATGAAGGACAACGAGCTGCAAGCCTTTGAAACCAAGTACGGCTACAAGCCAACCGCCATCCCGGTTGCCGTGGACGCCTTGGCGGTGTTCGTGCACAAGGACAACCCGATCCAGCACATGACCATGGAACAAGTGGACGCGGTCTTCGCCTCGACTCGTCTGTGCGGTGGCAAAGCCGACATTAAAACCTGGGGCGACCTGGGCGTGACCGGCGACCTGGCGAACAAGCCGGTTCAGCTGTTCGGTCGTAACTCGGTATCGGGCACCTACGGCTACTTCAAGGAAGAAGCCCTGTGCAAAGGCGACTTCAAGCCGAACGTCAACGAACAACCAGGTTCGGCTTCGGTCGTGCAGTCGATCAGCTCCTCGCTGAACGGCATCGGTTACTCGGGCATCGGTTACAAAACCGCTAGCGTGAAGACCGTGGCACTGGCCAAGAAAGGCACCACCGAGTTCATCGAAGACACCGAAGAAAACGCCCTGAACGGCAAATACCCGCTGTCGCGTTTCCTCTACGTCTACGTCAACAAAGCCCCGAACAAGCCTCTGGCCCCGCTGGAAGCCGAGTTCGTGAAACTGGTGCTGTCCAAACAGGGCCAGGAAGTTGTGGTGAAAGACGGCTACATCCCGCTGCCAGCCAAGGTTGCTGCAAAAGCACTGGCTGACCTGGGTCTGCAAGAAGGCAGCGCTGAAGTCGCAAAGAAGTAA
- a CDS encoding ABC transporter permease subunit, with protein MNDLANSTMTTNPPKRIDFNTPELQRKRRIRALKDRLTRWYVLVGGLAVLGAITLIFFFLGYVVAPLFQGADLTAKDAITPAWMQDAGKPLMISLEEQNQVAMRISDKGQALFFDIDSGAELKRVDLPIPAGTTVTSIGEDQPGQPLVAVGLSNGQALVFRHTYKVSYPDGKKTISPAIEYPYGEAPLALNEAGGALEHVSLNATDATLLLVGSTGSQLNVLSLTSEENMMTGEVTNEQKRIDLPQMTEPVKNIFVDPRQQWLYVINGRAQADVFSLRDKSLNGRYKLLENGEAQITASTQLVGGISLILGDSNGGLAQWFMARDPDGEQRLKQIRTFQMGTTPIVEITAEERRKGFVALDASGKLGVFHSTAHRTLLVDQVVDGQGIFGMSPRANRIIVEAGGKLQPLLLDNSHPEVSWSALWSKVWYENYDEPKYVWQSTAANTDFEPKMSLAPLTFGTLKAAFYAMLLAAPLAVAAAIYTAYFMAPSLRRKVKPVIELMEAMPTVILGFFAGLFLAPYVEGHLPGIFSLLMLLPIGILVAGFIFSRLPESIRLKVPDGWESAILIPVILFVGWLSLYMSPYMETWFFGGDMRMWISHDLGITYDQRNALVVGLAMGFAVIPNIYSIAEDAVFSVPRGLTLGSLALGATPWQTMTRVVILTASPGIFSALMIGMGRAVGETMIVLMATGNTPVMEMNLFEGLRTLAANVAVEMPESEVGGSHYRVLFLSALVLLLFTFVMNTLAELIRQRLRKKYSSL; from the coding sequence ATGAATGATCTGGCCAATTCCACCATGACTACTAATCCTCCCAAGCGCATTGACTTCAATACGCCTGAGCTGCAACGCAAGCGCCGCATCCGCGCGCTCAAGGATCGCCTGACCCGCTGGTACGTCCTCGTCGGCGGTCTCGCTGTGCTTGGCGCGATCACGCTGATCTTCTTCTTCCTCGGCTACGTCGTCGCACCGCTGTTCCAGGGTGCCGATCTGACCGCCAAGGACGCCATCACCCCGGCCTGGATGCAAGACGCCGGCAAGCCGCTGATGATCTCCCTCGAAGAACAGAACCAGGTCGCCATGCGGATTTCCGACAAGGGCCAGGCGCTGTTCTTTGATATCGACAGCGGCGCCGAACTCAAGCGCGTCGACCTGCCGATTCCGGCCGGCACCACCGTGACGTCCATTGGCGAAGACCAGCCGGGTCAGCCGCTGGTGGCGGTCGGTCTGTCCAACGGTCAGGCGCTGGTGTTCCGTCACACCTACAAAGTCAGCTACCCGGACGGCAAGAAGACCATCTCGCCGGCCATCGAATACCCGTACGGCGAAGCCCCACTGGCGCTGAACGAGGCGGGCGGGGCGCTGGAGCACGTCAGCCTGAATGCCACCGACGCCACGCTGTTGCTGGTCGGTTCGACCGGTTCGCAGCTCAACGTGTTGTCGCTGACCAGCGAAGAAAACATGATGACCGGCGAAGTCACCAACGAGCAGAAACGCATTGATCTGCCGCAGATGACCGAGCCGGTGAAAAACATCTTCGTCGACCCGCGTCAGCAATGGCTGTACGTGATCAACGGGCGCGCTCAGGCCGACGTCTTCAGCCTGCGCGACAAGAGCCTCAACGGTCGCTACAAACTGCTCGAAAACGGCGAAGCGCAAATCACTGCCTCGACCCAGTTGGTCGGCGGCATTTCGCTGATCCTGGGCGATTCCAACGGCGGTCTGGCCCAATGGTTCATGGCCCGCGACCCGGATGGCGAACAACGCCTGAAGCAGATTCGCACGTTCCAGATGGGCACCACGCCGATCGTTGAAATCACTGCCGAAGAACGCCGCAAAGGCTTCGTCGCCCTCGACGCCTCGGGCAAGCTCGGCGTGTTCCACAGCACCGCGCACCGCACCTTGCTGGTCGATCAAGTGGTCGACGGCCAAGGCATTTTCGGCATGTCGCCGCGCGCCAACCGCATCATCGTCGAGGCGGGTGGCAAGCTGCAGCCGCTGCTGCTGGACAATTCCCACCCGGAAGTATCCTGGAGCGCGCTTTGGAGCAAGGTCTGGTACGAGAACTACGACGAGCCTAAATACGTCTGGCAGTCGACCGCCGCCAACACTGATTTCGAACCGAAGATGAGCCTCGCGCCGCTGACGTTCGGCACGCTCAAAGCTGCGTTCTACGCGATGCTGCTGGCCGCGCCATTGGCTGTCGCCGCCGCCATCTACACCGCCTACTTCATGGCTCCGAGCCTGCGCCGCAAGGTCAAACCGGTGATCGAGCTGATGGAAGCGATGCCGACGGTGATCCTCGGTTTCTTCGCCGGCCTGTTCCTCGCGCCGTATGTGGAAGGGCATTTGCCGGGCATCTTCAGCCTGCTGATGCTGTTGCCGATCGGCATTCTGGTCGCCGGTTTCATCTTCAGCCGTTTGCCTGAGTCGATTCGCCTGAAAGTGCCGGACGGCTGGGAAAGCGCAATCCTGATTCCGGTGATTCTGTTTGTGGGCTGGCTCTCGCTGTACATGAGCCCGTACATGGAAACCTGGTTCTTCGGCGGCGACATGCGCATGTGGATCTCCCACGATCTGGGCATCACCTACGACCAGCGCAACGCACTGGTGGTCGGTCTGGCCATGGGTTTCGCGGTGATCCCGAACATTTACTCCATCGCCGAAGATGCCGTGTTCAGCGTGCCGCGTGGCTTGACCCTGGGTTCGCTGGCACTCGGCGCCACGCCTTGGCAGACCATGACGCGCGTGGTGATCCTGACCGCCAGCCCGGGGATTTTCTCGGCGCTGATGATCGGCATGGGCCGCGCGGTCGGGGAAACCATGATCGTGCTGATGGCCACCGGCAACACCCCGGTCATGGAAATGAACCTGTTCGAAGGCCTGCGCACCCTGGCCGCCAACGTCGCGGTGGAAATGCCGGAGTCGGAAGTCGGCGGCAGCCACTACCGCGTGCTGTTCCTCTCGGCGCTGGTGCTGCTGTTGTTCACCTTCGTCATGAACACCCTCGCGGAACTGATTCGTCAGCGTCTGCGCAAGAAATACTCGTCGCTTTAA
- a CDS encoding acyl-CoA thioesterase, with protein sequence MIELEQEDPIPQGDLALQITALPRETNGFGDIFGGWLVAQMDLAGTAMASKVAGGRVATVAIDRMAFLVPVAVGAQLSFYTQALEIGRSSIQMMVEVWSDDPLSSEWRKVTEAVFVFVAIDGSGRTRSVPSRAR encoded by the coding sequence ATGATAGAGCTCGAACAAGAAGATCCAATCCCGCAAGGCGACCTTGCCCTGCAAATCACCGCACTCCCGCGCGAAACCAACGGCTTTGGCGATATTTTCGGCGGCTGGCTGGTGGCGCAGATGGATTTGGCCGGTACCGCAATGGCCAGCAAAGTTGCCGGTGGCCGCGTCGCGACTGTGGCGATCGACCGGATGGCATTCCTGGTGCCGGTGGCGGTAGGCGCGCAGCTTTCCTTTTATACCCAGGCGCTGGAAATCGGCCGCAGCTCGATCCAGATGATGGTCGAAGTCTGGAGCGACGATCCGCTGTCCAGCGAATGGCGCAAAGTGACAGAAGCGGTATTTGTGTTTGTTGCCATCGATGGCAGTGGTCGCACACGTTCGGTGCCGTCGCGCGCTCGTTAA
- the pstB gene encoding phosphate ABC transporter ATP-binding protein PstB — MQHETHTHGINMSALGRDKQSLSLAQETVAIEVPGLSLYYGDKQALFDVSMNIPKQRVTAFIGPSGCGKSTLLRTFNRMNDLVDGCRVEGAINLYGHNIYRKGEDVAELRRRVGMVFQKPNPFPKTIYENVVYGLRIQGINKKRVLDEAVEWALKGAALWDEVKDRLHESALGLSGGQQQRLVIARTIAVEPEVLLLDEPCSALDPISTLKVEELIYELKSKFTIVIVTHNMQQAARVSDYTAFMYMGKLVEFGDTDTLFTNPAKKQTEDYITGRYG, encoded by the coding sequence ATGCAGCACGAGACACATACCCACGGCATCAACATGTCCGCCCTGGGCCGCGACAAGCAGAGCCTGAGCCTGGCGCAGGAAACCGTTGCCATCGAAGTTCCGGGCCTGAGCCTGTACTACGGCGACAAACAAGCGCTGTTCGACGTCAGCATGAACATCCCGAAACAGCGCGTGACCGCGTTCATCGGCCCGTCGGGTTGCGGCAAATCCACGCTGCTGCGCACCTTCAATCGCATGAACGATCTGGTCGACGGCTGCCGTGTCGAAGGCGCGATCAACCTCTACGGCCACAACATCTATCGCAAGGGCGAAGACGTCGCCGAGCTGCGTCGTCGCGTCGGCATGGTGTTCCAGAAGCCCAACCCGTTTCCGAAAACCATCTACGAAAACGTCGTGTATGGCTTGCGCATTCAGGGCATCAACAAAAAGCGCGTGCTCGACGAAGCCGTTGAGTGGGCGTTGAAAGGCGCGGCATTGTGGGACGAAGTCAAAGATCGTCTGCATGAATCGGCACTCGGTTTGTCCGGTGGTCAGCAGCAACGTCTGGTGATCGCGCGCACCATCGCCGTGGAGCCGGAAGTGCTGCTGCTCGACGAACCGTGCTCGGCGCTCGATCCGATTTCGACGCTGAAAGTCGAAGAGCTGATCTACGAACTGAAATCCAAATTCACCATCGTTATCGTGACCCACAACATGCAACAAGCCGCGCGGGTTTCCGACTACACGGCGTTCATGTACATGGGCAAACTGGTGGAATTCGGCGACACCGACACGCTGTTCACCAATCCGGCGAAGAAACAGACCGAAGACTACATCACCGGGCGCTACGGCTAG